A single Streptomyces sp. 2114.4 DNA region contains:
- a CDS encoding DUF3592 domain-containing protein: protein MEIEVQMNGRASRRWIAVALIALGAVFLVLGLVLAGVSASFLSDAKRTRGSVVALEWREDDHGEDHTPVAYPVVEFTSADGMPRRFRSSTGSNPPSYEKGDRVEVLYRAGAPEDARLNGFASLWLLPLIFGGTGLAMSVGGTALAMARRWRS from the coding sequence GTGGAGATTGAAGTTCAGATGAATGGGCGGGCTTCCCGCCGGTGGATCGCGGTCGCGCTGATCGCGCTCGGGGCGGTGTTCCTGGTCCTCGGGCTGGTCCTGGCGGGGGTGTCGGCCTCGTTCCTGTCGGATGCGAAGCGGACCCGGGGCTCAGTGGTGGCACTGGAGTGGCGCGAGGACGACCACGGAGAGGACCACACGCCCGTGGCGTACCCGGTGGTCGAGTTCACGTCGGCGGACGGCATGCCCAGGAGATTCCGGAGCTCGACGGGTTCCAATCCGCCCTCGTACGAGAAGGGTGACCGGGTCGAGGTGCTCTACCGCGCCGGTGCCCCCGAGGATGCGCGGCTCAACGGGTTCGCCTCGCTGTGGCTGCTGCCGTTGATCTTTGGTGGGACCGGGTTGGCGATGTCGGTGGGCGGGACGGCCCTTGCCATGGCAAGGCGGTGGCGTTCCTAG
- a CDS encoding WD40 repeat domain-containing protein: MVDQFEELFTLCTNSMERTVFLERLLGACDDDSRLRVILAGRADFFGHCAGHRELAAALKDTALLVSPLDKDQLRSAIARPAAARGLIVERDLAARIIEDVADEPGSLPLMSHALMETWRRRRGRTLTTQAGGWDRAHLVDLRTHRTLARPVTGESTMAVAFSADGRFLAAGDTAGRATLWDGQARRQLGQLPASGNETPAGQREAVTSLAYSPDAKTLGTAGDHGAVRLWDAASHHPLGGPLPTTPGAPVLALAFTPDSEALRTVGRRTPVQTYDTAPDHAASTLCHRGNGGPSPLRNGGPFCPTLTTARPAEQPVPDALTSGISLSVSSHALACRGGGDLSECSLLAWG; this comes from the coding sequence TTGGTCGACCAGTTCGAGGAATTGTTTACCCTCTGTACCAACAGCATGGAACGAACCGTCTTCCTGGAGCGACTGCTGGGCGCGTGTGACGACGACAGCCGACTGCGCGTGATCCTGGCTGGCCGGGCAGACTTCTTCGGCCACTGTGCCGGCCACAGAGAGCTGGCAGCTGCTCTCAAAGACACCGCACTGCTGGTCAGCCCCCTGGATAAAGATCAGCTACGGTCGGCCATCGCGCGTCCGGCTGCGGCCCGCGGGCTGATCGTCGAACGCGACCTGGCTGCCCGCATCATCGAGGACGTCGCGGACGAACCCGGCTCCCTGCCACTGATGTCTCACGCTCTCATGGAGACCTGGCGCCGACGGCGAGGACGAACACTGACCACCCAGGCCGGAGGGTGGGACCGCGCCCACCTCGTCGACCTGCGCACCCATCGGACCCTGGCGCGCCCCGTAACAGGTGAGAGCACGATGGCGGTCGCCTTCAGCGCCGACGGCCGCTTCCTGGCCGCCGGAGACACGGCCGGCCGGGCCACACTGTGGGACGGCCAAGCCCGCCGCCAACTGGGCCAGCTGCCCGCCAGCGGCAACGAGACACCGGCCGGCCAACGGGAAGCAGTGACCTCACTCGCCTACTCCCCCGACGCCAAGACCCTGGGCACCGCCGGGGATCACGGCGCCGTCCGACTGTGGGATGCCGCCTCCCACCACCCCTTGGGCGGCCCGCTGCCGACCACCCCCGGCGCCCCGGTCCTCGCCTTGGCCTTCACCCCGGACAGCGAAGCCCTGCGCACAGTCGGCCGCCGCACTCCTGTGCAGACCTACGACACCGCTCCGGACCACGCCGCCAGTACCCTCTGCCATCGCGGCAACGGCGGCCCCTCCCCCCTTCGGAATGGCGGACCTTTCTGCCCGACGTTGACTACCGCACGACCTGCTGAACAGCCTGTCCCTGATGCCCTCACGAGCGGGATATCGCTCTCCGTCTCATCGCACGCTCTGGCCTGCAGGGGAGGAGGGGACCTGAGCGAATGTTCCCTGCTCGCGTGGGGGTGA
- a CDS encoding barstar family protein, with protein sequence MSLLTRRLARFGGSAARGGDLLLRRASLHFTLMGEGVYVARQRASEMDGMESGAVTAPAAAGQIPGVGKISALMGGAMRTSGVGSEGQKYALTSDEDDSDFWGFAHEAEGLFTPLPDEEGARRVHLARCLPQGGLLRCVDHVGSRRAVAGNAWFQLLDGDGATMGSYFANEVTVIDVKPSASGAGLVDLTVTLWCENALPGAERWWELIRTGHLNHTGMWHELAPKDRHAWLSVALWSREYQRQGKPDAPAGQVFTLDGRHIVDRDTFYCAIGEAINGPGGYFGWNLDALDDCLRGGWGATTPFTLHWDSSAEARTRLAERVPAGDRELVLFDLLLETFDARGVSVILR encoded by the coding sequence GTGAGCCTGTTGACGAGGCGTCTGGCGCGGTTCGGCGGGAGCGCTGCCAGGGGCGGCGACCTTCTGCTTCGACGTGCTTCTCTGCACTTCACTCTCATGGGTGAAGGCGTGTATGTGGCTCGTCAAAGGGCCTCCGAGATGGATGGGATGGAGTCAGGGGCGGTGACGGCTCCGGCCGCTGCCGGGCAGATCCCCGGCGTCGGTAAGATCAGCGCTCTCATGGGGGGTGCGATGCGAACGTCGGGAGTGGGCAGCGAGGGGCAGAAATACGCGCTGACCTCGGATGAGGACGACAGCGATTTCTGGGGCTTCGCTCACGAGGCCGAGGGGCTGTTCACGCCCCTGCCTGATGAGGAAGGAGCGCGCCGAGTGCACCTCGCGCGTTGCCTCCCGCAGGGCGGCCTACTGAGGTGCGTTGACCACGTCGGCAGTCGTCGTGCCGTGGCAGGGAACGCCTGGTTCCAGCTCCTCGACGGTGACGGTGCCACCATGGGGTCCTACTTCGCCAACGAGGTCACCGTCATCGACGTCAAGCCCTCCGCCAGCGGTGCCGGCCTCGTCGACCTCACGGTGACGCTCTGGTGCGAGAACGCCTTGCCCGGAGCGGAACGATGGTGGGAGCTGATCCGCACCGGTCACCTGAACCACACCGGAATGTGGCACGAACTCGCGCCCAAGGACCGACACGCGTGGCTGTCGGTGGCCCTGTGGTCCCGGGAGTACCAACGCCAGGGGAAGCCCGATGCGCCTGCAGGCCAGGTGTTCACCTTGGACGGCCGACACATCGTTGACAGGGACACCTTCTACTGCGCCATCGGTGAGGCCATCAACGGCCCCGGTGGGTACTTCGGCTGGAACCTGGACGCTCTGGACGACTGTCTGAGAGGCGGCTGGGGCGCGACCACTCCGTTCACTTTGCACTGGGACTCCTCGGCCGAGGCTCGGACGCGGTTGGCAGAGCGCGTGCCCGCCGGTGATCGCGAGCTTGTGCTGTTCGACCTCCTCCTGGAGACCTTCGATGCACGGGGTGTGAGCGTCATCCTTCGGTGA
- a CDS encoding UvrD-helicase domain-containing protein: MEPTKEQQAAREVFASGRDLALVAGAGTGKTSTLILMGAATRKRGLYVAFNRSIADDARGRFGSNVECRTAHSLAFRAVGHHYRERLDASARIPAKHTARLLGITRDLDVNSRQIKITHAARLVMGMVRKFCYTTDRQVMARHMEPVNGLDGPGQDYLARTLLPYAHRAWEDICSPAGRLRFEHDHYMKLWAMTAPQLGADFVLLDEAQDTNPVLEEVFLAQDAQRVCVGDPAQQIYGWRNARDVMTGFPADQLRLTQSFRFGPAIAEVANRWLGHAESEMQLTGHGPGSRVGEVAQPEAVLCRGNVDAMSEVLSFLEFGIPVALTGGGSALQRIAKAALELKAGQRTSHPELFLFSSWGEVQEYAEQDKAGQDLKAIVQLVDTYGPDQIITAVDRLSPEEKAQVTVSTAHKAKGREWPSVRIGKGFIAPSVDDHGLQRKLNASEARLIYVAVTRARHLLDTEGITWIDEYEKTMADAGRDGTVAGRPMIELSLTGQLKYDSSPISQFMAAHLPYSQNLVRDYQSRIACLPHPVQPIDVQYPNWTALGHAIDYRLRLSLGGRLGLAVVAGVTLLDETGPLRGAPARGSRKALHAAGRKLLATVDTYLADPSSLDENALIRLCFVAGFFEDVARTGEIRRFSMLAQATAATTLDDLTAAVPEYVVTDIDQQTRLADGPFATFRALPQRARVCGPVFAGSGDIGGADADYILGGLLLDCKATKDPHRLGREEIYQLAGYLLLDYDDQFGIDQVGLYLSRQGGLITWEAADFLRRLGAAMPLAQLRAQLRQHLHDAGGGR, from the coding sequence ATGGAGCCGACGAAGGAGCAGCAGGCTGCCCGTGAGGTGTTCGCCTCCGGCCGGGACCTGGCCCTGGTCGCCGGAGCAGGGACGGGCAAGACGTCCACGCTGATCCTGATGGGCGCCGCGACCCGCAAACGCGGGCTGTACGTGGCGTTCAACCGGTCGATCGCCGACGATGCCCGCGGGCGGTTCGGGTCCAATGTGGAGTGCCGTACCGCGCACTCCCTGGCCTTCCGCGCTGTCGGCCACCACTACCGTGAGCGTCTGGATGCCTCGGCGAGGATCCCCGCCAAGCACACCGCCCGTCTGCTCGGCATCACCCGTGACCTTGACGTCAACTCCCGCCAAATCAAGATCACTCACGCCGCGCGTCTGGTGATGGGCATGGTCCGCAAGTTCTGCTACACCACCGACCGGCAGGTCATGGCCCGCCACATGGAGCCGGTCAACGGCCTCGACGGCCCCGGCCAGGACTATCTCGCCCGCACCCTGCTGCCCTACGCACATCGCGCGTGGGAGGACATCTGCTCGCCCGCGGGCCGGCTGCGGTTCGAGCACGACCACTACATGAAGCTGTGGGCGATGACCGCCCCGCAGCTCGGGGCGGACTTCGTCCTGCTGGACGAGGCCCAGGACACCAACCCGGTGCTGGAGGAGGTCTTCCTCGCCCAGGACGCGCAGCGGGTGTGTGTCGGGGACCCTGCCCAGCAGATCTACGGCTGGCGCAACGCGCGCGATGTGATGACCGGCTTCCCGGCCGACCAGCTGCGCCTTACCCAGTCCTTCCGTTTCGGCCCGGCCATCGCCGAGGTGGCCAACCGGTGGCTGGGACACGCCGAGTCGGAGATGCAGCTGACCGGCCATGGCCCCGGCTCCCGCGTCGGCGAGGTGGCGCAGCCGGAGGCGGTGCTGTGCCGGGGCAACGTCGATGCGATGAGCGAAGTCCTGTCCTTCCTGGAGTTCGGCATCCCGGTGGCGCTGACCGGCGGGGGCAGCGCTCTGCAGCGCATCGCCAAGGCCGCGCTCGAGCTCAAAGCGGGCCAGCGCACCAGCCACCCGGAGCTGTTCTTGTTCTCCTCCTGGGGCGAGGTACAGGAGTACGCCGAGCAGGACAAGGCCGGCCAGGACCTCAAAGCGATCGTGCAGCTGGTCGACACCTACGGCCCCGACCAGATCATCACCGCGGTGGACCGCTTGTCTCCGGAGGAGAAGGCGCAGGTCACCGTCTCCACCGCCCACAAGGCCAAGGGACGGGAGTGGCCGTCGGTACGCATCGGAAAGGGCTTCATAGCCCCGTCGGTGGACGACCACGGTCTGCAGCGCAAGCTGAATGCGAGCGAGGCCCGCCTGATCTACGTCGCGGTCACCCGCGCACGCCATCTGCTGGACACCGAGGGCATCACCTGGATCGACGAGTACGAAAAGACCATGGCCGACGCCGGCCGGGACGGCACGGTGGCCGGGCGGCCGATGATCGAGCTCAGTCTGACCGGACAGCTGAAGTACGACTCCTCACCGATCTCGCAGTTCATGGCCGCCCACCTGCCCTACAGCCAGAACCTGGTACGCGACTACCAGTCGCGCATCGCCTGCCTCCCGCACCCGGTGCAGCCGATCGACGTGCAGTACCCGAACTGGACGGCCCTCGGACACGCCATCGACTACCGCCTGCGCCTCAGCCTGGGCGGGCGGCTCGGACTGGCCGTTGTCGCCGGTGTCACGCTCCTTGACGAGACCGGACCGCTACGCGGCGCACCGGCTCGTGGCTCCCGCAAGGCCCTGCACGCGGCGGGCCGAAAACTGCTGGCCACCGTCGACACCTACCTCGCCGACCCCAGCAGCCTGGACGAGAACGCGCTCATCCGGCTGTGCTTCGTAGCCGGCTTCTTCGAGGACGTCGCCCGCACCGGTGAGATCCGCCGCTTCAGCATGCTCGCCCAGGCCACCGCCGCCACGACCCTGGACGACCTCACCGCGGCGGTCCCCGAGTACGTCGTGACCGACATCGACCAGCAGACGCGGCTCGCCGACGGCCCGTTCGCCACCTTCCGGGCCCTACCACAAAGGGCCCGCGTGTGTGGTCCGGTCTTCGCCGGCAGCGGCGACATCGGCGGCGCCGACGCCGACTACATCCTCGGCGGCCTCCTACTGGACTGCAAAGCCACCAAAGACCCCCACCGCCTGGGCCGCGAGGAGATTTACCAGCTCGCCGGATACCTCCTGCTGGACTACGACGACCAGTTCGGCATCGACCAGGTGGGCCTGTACCTCTCCCGCCAGGGCGGCCTGATCACCTGGGAGGCCGCCGATTTTCTGCGGCGGCTCGGTGCGGCCATGCCACTGGCACAACTCCGCGCACAACTGCGCCAACATCTGCATGATGCCGGAGGGGGACGCTGA
- a CDS encoding DUF6009 family protein produces MSALIDPKDLTHETDLVWLEDTTDLDYVRQSLDRVSSRRRQPPYHRDGRLIGYAVLGPTAKASRASGTFLRRVFWLAPHDRDQQPDGLYATGAPSEAVDPRTLAPRTKGYKTERSEGGPASAAMREMGIALPKT; encoded by the coding sequence GTGAGCGCCCTGATCGATCCCAAGGACCTCACGCACGAAACCGACCTCGTGTGGCTCGAGGACACCACCGACCTCGACTACGTCCGCCAGTCCCTCGACCGCGTCTCCAGCCGCCGGCGCCAACCCCCCTACCACCGCGACGGCCGCCTCATCGGCTACGCCGTCCTCGGCCCCACCGCCAAAGCCTCCCGCGCCTCCGGTACCTTCCTGCGCCGCGTCTTTTGGCTCGCCCCCCACGACCGCGACCAGCAACCAGATGGCCTCTACGCCACCGGTGCCCCCTCCGAAGCCGTCGACCCCCGCACCCTCGCCCCTCGTACCAAGGGCTACAAAACCGAACGCTCCGAAGGCGGTCCCGCCTCGGCTGCCATGCGTGAAATGGGTATAGCACTCCCTAAAACCTGA
- a CDS encoding enolase C-terminal domain-like protein, with translation MRPKNAGSAAQLGGSSEPVVDSVEASVYRVPTDAPEGDGTLAWDSATMVVARVHSGGTTGLGHTYGAAATAQVIDEQLADIVTGRCALDVPGANEAMSRSVRNAGRPGLIAGGLSAVDIALWDLKARLLQVPLAGLLGASGDDVPVYGSGGFTTYDDQQQDRQLRTWVTEQGILRVKIKIGESWGTEEHRDRRRIALARQSIGEAAELYVDANGAFSRKQAVRLGPHLDAHGVTWFEEPVSSDDLAGLAQVRSGVTSEVTAGEYGYTLPYFWHMLQEGAVDCLQADATRCGGLTIWLRAAALAEAAGLQISAHCAPHVHAHAAASVPNLRHLEWFHDHVRIENLVFGGVLDPAGGTVRPGHDRSPGHGLVLRADRADPYRIA, from the coding sequence GTGCGTCCCAAGAACGCCGGCAGCGCGGCCCAGCTGGGCGGTTCGTCAGAGCCGGTTGTCGATTCGGTTGAGGCCTCGGTCTACCGGGTCCCTACCGACGCACCCGAGGGCGACGGCACGCTGGCTTGGGACTCCGCCACCATGGTGGTGGCCCGGGTTCACTCCGGCGGCACGACCGGGCTGGGCCACACCTACGGAGCAGCGGCAACGGCCCAGGTCATCGACGAACAGCTTGCCGACATCGTGACCGGCCGCTGCGCGCTGGATGTACCGGGCGCCAACGAGGCGATGTCCCGGTCCGTGCGCAACGCCGGCCGGCCCGGGCTGATCGCGGGCGGCCTCTCGGCGGTCGACATCGCCCTGTGGGACCTCAAGGCGCGACTGCTGCAGGTGCCGCTGGCAGGGCTCCTGGGCGCGAGTGGCGACGACGTGCCCGTCTACGGCAGTGGTGGTTTCACCACCTACGACGACCAGCAGCAGGACCGGCAGCTGCGCACCTGGGTCACGGAGCAGGGCATCCTGCGGGTCAAGATCAAGATCGGTGAGTCGTGGGGAACCGAGGAGCATCGCGACCGGCGGCGCATCGCCCTGGCCCGCCAGAGCATCGGCGAGGCCGCAGAGCTGTATGTCGACGCCAACGGCGCCTTTTCCCGCAAACAGGCCGTCCGGCTCGGCCCGCACCTTGACGCGCATGGCGTCACCTGGTTCGAAGAGCCGGTCTCCTCTGACGACTTGGCGGGACTTGCGCAGGTCCGGTCCGGCGTCACCTCCGAGGTGACCGCGGGAGAGTACGGCTACACGCTGCCGTACTTCTGGCACATGCTCCAGGAAGGCGCCGTGGACTGCCTCCAGGCCGACGCCACCCGCTGCGGGGGCCTGACCATCTGGCTGCGAGCGGCAGCGCTGGCCGAAGCGGCCGGGCTGCAGATCTCAGCCCACTGCGCACCCCATGTCCACGCCCACGCCGCGGCCTCCGTGCCCAATCTGCGGCACCTGGAGTGGTTCCACGACCACGTGCGCATCGAGAACCTGGTCTTCGGCGGCGTTCTGGACCCTGCGGGCGGTACCGTCCGGCCCGGCCATGACCGCTCACCCGGCCACGGGCTCGTGCTGCGGGCCGACCGCGCCGATCCGTACCGGATCGCCTGA
- a CDS encoding cyclopropane-fatty-acyl-phospholipid synthase family protein, whose protein sequence is MRVLDLGSGKGATLVFLAREYGAEVVAADWWSAPEDATAVFAEAGVGDQVTAVRAEAHAPAVRGGE, encoded by the coding sequence ATGCGGGTTCTCGATCTCGGCTCCGGCAAGGGCGCCACGTTGGTGTTCCTGGCCCGCGAATACGGTGCCGAGGTCGTCGCGGCCGACTGGTGGAGCGCGCCCGAGGACGCGACAGCCGTCTTCGCCGAGGCGGGTGTAGGGGACCAGGTGACCGCTGTGCGAGCGGAGGCTCACGCCCCTGCCGTTCGAGGAGGAGAGTGA